One window of the Benincasa hispida cultivar B227 chromosome 3, ASM972705v1, whole genome shotgun sequence genome contains the following:
- the LOC120074154 gene encoding uncharacterized protein LOC120074154 isoform X1, producing the protein MNARVRGSIQTVKVLNHDKKVKKLESGRSKTMGNDKSGTIINRRKLNRERKIALLQDVDKLKKKLRHEENVHKALERAFTRPLGALPRLPPYLPPYILELLAEVAVLEEEVVRLEEQVVNFRQGLYQEAVYVSSSSRNSDISTDTMEPISTRISKHRRTKSYCQNEFNSASSTARMQPSLARCSSSRKLLSNDNFFDRNGNCSNRFANGKHVPGKSSSFLFLPEDGLGKENQSYANTVKNRPSPEKKVDRIISPLKKSPLKQEFLEKNSSPMKSQLEFRLERERAKDNSSNLSDDIEASCSPSKISEDIVKCLSSIFIRLSSSKDKAMDSSDTHTSNGPAELQDPYDAFSDFKPRNIGPYRHLCAIEASSVDLDRSTNAVFLIHRLKNLFRRLASVNLAGLNHQEKLAFWINTYNSCMMNAFLEQGIPETHERVVTLMQKATIVVGGHLLNAITIEHFILRLPYHLKFTCPKAVKNDEMRARSVFGLECSEPLITFALCCGSWSSPAVRVYTGSKVEEELELAKREYLQAAVGISKTNNKLMIPKVLDWYLLDFAKDLESMLDWVCLQLPNELRIEAVKCLERKGREPLSQLVQVMPYNFSFRMLLHR; encoded by the exons atGAATGCCAGAGTCCGCGGCAGCATTCAAACCGTCAAAGTTCTTAATCATGACAAG AAGGTGAAGAAGTTAGAGAGTGGGAGGAGCAAGACGATGGGGAATGACAAATCTGGGACTATCATAAATCGGCGCAAATTAaacagagagagaaaaatagcaTTGCTACAAGAT GTTGATAAGCTGAAGAAGAAGCTCAGACATGAAGAGAATGTTCACAAGGCATTAGAAAGAGCTTTTACTAGACCTTTAGGAGCTCTCCCTCGTCTTCCTCCATATCTTCCTCCTTAT ATACTAGAACTTCTCGCTGAAGTAGCTGTTTTAGAGGAAGAGGTTGTTAGGCTAGAAGAACAGGTTGTGAATTTCAGACAAGGACTATATCAGGAAGCTGTGTATGTATCATCTTCTTCTAGGAATTCAGACATTTCCACAGACACAATGGAGCCTATCTCAACAAGAATTTCGAAGCATCGGAGAACGAAGTCGTATTGCcaaaatgagtttaattctgcaAGCTCAACAGCCAGGATGCAGCCTTCACTGGCCAGATGTTCTTCGAGTCGAAAGTTATTGTCGAACGACAACTTCTTTGATCGTAATGGTAACTGTTCTAACAGGTTTGCCAATGGGAAACATGTTCCTGGGAAATCGAGTTCCTTTTTATTTCTTCCAGAAGATGGACTGGGAAAAGAGAATCAATCATATGCAAATACTGTGAAAAATAGGCCATCTCCTGAAAAGAAAGTTGATAGAATTATAAGCCCATTGAAGAAGTCGCCTCTAAAGCAAGAGTTTTTGGAGAAGAACTCAAGTCCTATGAAGTCTCAG CTGGAGTTTAGATTGGAACGAGAAAGAGCAAAGGACAATTCATCTAATTTGTCTGATGATATAGAGGCTAGTTGCTCACCAAGCAAAATTTCTGAAGACATTGTGAAGtgtttatcatccattttcatAAGACTCAGTTCATCAAAAGACAAAGCTATGGACTCATCAGATACTCATACATCAAATGGACCTGCAGAGTTGCAAGATCCTTATGATGCTTTTTCAGATTTCAAACCTAGGAACATTGGTCCCTATAGACATCTCTGTGCAATTGAAGCCAGTTCCGTGGATCTTGACCGATCAACTAACGCAGTTTTTCTAATTCATAGGCTCAA AAACTTGTTCCGGAGACTTGCCTCGGTGAACTTGGCAGGTCTTAACCATCAGGAGAAGCTAGCTTTCTGGATCAACACCTACAATTCCTGCATGATGAAC GCATTTTTAGAGCAGGGGATACCTGAGACTCATGAAAGAGTTGTAACATTGATGCAAAAG GCAACAATTGTTGTGGGAGGACACCTTCTGAATGCAATAACAATTGAGCATTTCATCTTGAGACTTCCTTATCATCTGAAGTTC ACCTGCCCAAAAGCAGTAAAGAACGACGAGATGAGAGCACGCAGTGTGTTTGGATTGGAATGTTCCGAACCTTTGATTACGTTTGCTCTCTGTTGCGGAAGCTGGTCGTCTCCCGCT GTGAGAGTGTACACAGGATCTAAAGTTGAAGAGGAGTTAGAACTAGCAAAGAGGGAATATTTACAAGCAGCAGTTGGGATTTCAAAGACAAACAACAAATTGATGATTCCAAAGGTTTTGGATTGGTATTTACTTGACTTTGCAAAGGATTTGGAATCAATGTTGGATTGGGTTTGCTTGCAACTTCCAAATGAGCTGAGAATTGAAGCAGTTAAATGCCTTGAGAGGAAAGGAAGAGAGCCTCTCTCACAATTAGTACAAGTAATGCCATATAATTTCAGCTTCAGAATGCTCTTACACAGATGA
- the LOC120074154 gene encoding uncharacterized protein LOC120074154 isoform X2, translated as MNARVRGSIQTVKVLNHDKVKKLESGRSKTMGNDKSGTIINRRKLNRERKIALLQDVDKLKKKLRHEENVHKALERAFTRPLGALPRLPPYLPPYILELLAEVAVLEEEVVRLEEQVVNFRQGLYQEAVYVSSSSRNSDISTDTMEPISTRISKHRRTKSYCQNEFNSASSTARMQPSLARCSSSRKLLSNDNFFDRNGNCSNRFANGKHVPGKSSSFLFLPEDGLGKENQSYANTVKNRPSPEKKVDRIISPLKKSPLKQEFLEKNSSPMKSQLEFRLERERAKDNSSNLSDDIEASCSPSKISEDIVKCLSSIFIRLSSSKDKAMDSSDTHTSNGPAELQDPYDAFSDFKPRNIGPYRHLCAIEASSVDLDRSTNAVFLIHRLKNLFRRLASVNLAGLNHQEKLAFWINTYNSCMMNAFLEQGIPETHERVVTLMQKATIVVGGHLLNAITIEHFILRLPYHLKFTCPKAVKNDEMRARSVFGLECSEPLITFALCCGSWSSPAVRVYTGSKVEEELELAKREYLQAAVGISKTNNKLMIPKVLDWYLLDFAKDLESMLDWVCLQLPNELRIEAVKCLERKGREPLSQLVQVMPYNFSFRMLLHR; from the exons atGAATGCCAGAGTCCGCGGCAGCATTCAAACCGTCAAAGTTCTTAATCATGACAAG GTGAAGAAGTTAGAGAGTGGGAGGAGCAAGACGATGGGGAATGACAAATCTGGGACTATCATAAATCGGCGCAAATTAaacagagagagaaaaatagcaTTGCTACAAGAT GTTGATAAGCTGAAGAAGAAGCTCAGACATGAAGAGAATGTTCACAAGGCATTAGAAAGAGCTTTTACTAGACCTTTAGGAGCTCTCCCTCGTCTTCCTCCATATCTTCCTCCTTAT ATACTAGAACTTCTCGCTGAAGTAGCTGTTTTAGAGGAAGAGGTTGTTAGGCTAGAAGAACAGGTTGTGAATTTCAGACAAGGACTATATCAGGAAGCTGTGTATGTATCATCTTCTTCTAGGAATTCAGACATTTCCACAGACACAATGGAGCCTATCTCAACAAGAATTTCGAAGCATCGGAGAACGAAGTCGTATTGCcaaaatgagtttaattctgcaAGCTCAACAGCCAGGATGCAGCCTTCACTGGCCAGATGTTCTTCGAGTCGAAAGTTATTGTCGAACGACAACTTCTTTGATCGTAATGGTAACTGTTCTAACAGGTTTGCCAATGGGAAACATGTTCCTGGGAAATCGAGTTCCTTTTTATTTCTTCCAGAAGATGGACTGGGAAAAGAGAATCAATCATATGCAAATACTGTGAAAAATAGGCCATCTCCTGAAAAGAAAGTTGATAGAATTATAAGCCCATTGAAGAAGTCGCCTCTAAAGCAAGAGTTTTTGGAGAAGAACTCAAGTCCTATGAAGTCTCAG CTGGAGTTTAGATTGGAACGAGAAAGAGCAAAGGACAATTCATCTAATTTGTCTGATGATATAGAGGCTAGTTGCTCACCAAGCAAAATTTCTGAAGACATTGTGAAGtgtttatcatccattttcatAAGACTCAGTTCATCAAAAGACAAAGCTATGGACTCATCAGATACTCATACATCAAATGGACCTGCAGAGTTGCAAGATCCTTATGATGCTTTTTCAGATTTCAAACCTAGGAACATTGGTCCCTATAGACATCTCTGTGCAATTGAAGCCAGTTCCGTGGATCTTGACCGATCAACTAACGCAGTTTTTCTAATTCATAGGCTCAA AAACTTGTTCCGGAGACTTGCCTCGGTGAACTTGGCAGGTCTTAACCATCAGGAGAAGCTAGCTTTCTGGATCAACACCTACAATTCCTGCATGATGAAC GCATTTTTAGAGCAGGGGATACCTGAGACTCATGAAAGAGTTGTAACATTGATGCAAAAG GCAACAATTGTTGTGGGAGGACACCTTCTGAATGCAATAACAATTGAGCATTTCATCTTGAGACTTCCTTATCATCTGAAGTTC ACCTGCCCAAAAGCAGTAAAGAACGACGAGATGAGAGCACGCAGTGTGTTTGGATTGGAATGTTCCGAACCTTTGATTACGTTTGCTCTCTGTTGCGGAAGCTGGTCGTCTCCCGCT GTGAGAGTGTACACAGGATCTAAAGTTGAAGAGGAGTTAGAACTAGCAAAGAGGGAATATTTACAAGCAGCAGTTGGGATTTCAAAGACAAACAACAAATTGATGATTCCAAAGGTTTTGGATTGGTATTTACTTGACTTTGCAAAGGATTTGGAATCAATGTTGGATTGGGTTTGCTTGCAACTTCCAAATGAGCTGAGAATTGAAGCAGTTAAATGCCTTGAGAGGAAAGGAAGAGAGCCTCTCTCACAATTAGTACAAGTAATGCCATATAATTTCAGCTTCAGAATGCTCTTACACAGATGA